In Amaranthus tricolor cultivar Red isolate AtriRed21 chromosome 3, ASM2621246v1, whole genome shotgun sequence, a single window of DNA contains:
- the LOC130809291 gene encoding O-fucosyltransferase 39-like isoform X2 gives MLMKPRHSNLLKDALTSEPSNGEPSELWSPLPDQGWRPCGENARPAKPTNSSGYLQVFLDGGLNQQRMGICDAVAVAKILNATLVIPLLEVNPVWKDSSSFEDIFDVDHFIDVLKDDINIVKDLPFEYAWSTREFYATAIRETRVKTAPVHASDHWYIENVLPILQSYGIAAISPFSHRLAFDNMPEDIQRLRCKVNFQALTFVPHIRALGDALVSRLQYPFSRSEPDHGLLHQYTYKKREPQKFVVLHLRFDKDMAAHSACDFGGGKAEKLALAKYRQAMWQGRVLNSQFTDEELRSQGRCPMTPEEVGLLLAALGFDNSTRLYLASHKVYGGKARLETLRRLFPLMEDKKSLASPYERARIKGKASLLAALDYYVSMHSDIFVSASPGNMHNALVGHRTYESLKTVRPNMGLLGQLFLDKNMGWVDFRQAVVEGHHYRHGQLRMRKPKQSIYTYPAPDCMCRP, from the exons ATGTTAATGAAACCTAGGCACTCAAATCTTCTCAAAGATGCTCTTACTAGTGAACCT TCAAATGGCGAGCCTTCTGAGCTTTGGTCCCCTTTACCAGATCAAGGGTGGAGACCTTGTGGAGAAAATGCGAGACCCG CAAAACCGACTAATTCATCTGGGTACCTCCAAGTATTTCTTGATGGAGGTTTAAACCAACAACGCATGGGG ATTTGTGATGCAGTTGCTGTTGCAAAGATCTTGAATGCAACATTGGTGATCCCCCTACTTGAAGTGAATCCTGTTTGGAAGGACTCGAG CTCATTTGAAGATATTTTTGATGTGGATCACTTTATTGATGTGTTGAAGGATGACATTAACATAGTTAAAGATCTACCATTTGAGTATGCATGGAGTACCAGGGAGTTCTATGCCACCGCTATTCGTGAAACCCGAGTTAAAACTGCACCTGTGCATGCTTCAGATCATTGGTATATCGAAAATGTTTTGCCAATACTGCAAAG CTATGGGATTGCTGCTATTTCTCCATTTTCACATCGTCTAGCTTTTGACAACATGCCCGAAGACATCCAACGCCTACGCTGTAAAGTAAATTTTCAGGCGTTAACGTTTGTCCCACACATCAGAGCACTTGGTGATGCGCTCGTGAGTCGGCTCCAATATCCATTTTCTAGAAGTGAACCTGATCACGGATTACTTCACCAGTATACTTACAAGAAACGAGAGCCCCAAAAGTTTGTTGTTCTACACCTTCGATTTGATAAA GATATGGCCGCCCATTCGGCCTGCGATTTTGGTGGTGGTAAAGCTGAAAAGTTGGCTCTAGCTAAGTATCGGCAAGCAATGTGGCAAGGAAGAGTTTTGAACTCTCAGTTTACCGATGAGGAGTTGAGAAGTCAAGGTCGTTGCCCAATGACCCCCGAAGAAGTTGGACTACTTCTGGCTGCTCTGGGGTTTGATAACAGTACACGTTTATATCTTGCCTCGCACAAG GTATATGGTGGGAAAGCTAGGTTAGAGACTTTACGGAGACTATTTCCCTTAATGGAAGATAAAAAAAGTCTGGCTTCTCCATATGAGCGTGCACGTATCAAAGGGAAGGCGTCCTTGCTTGCAGCTCTAGATTATTATGTGAGCATGCATAGTGACATTTTCGTTTCTGCTTCTCCGGGAAACATGCATAATGCACTA GTTGGACACCGAACATACGAAAGTTTGAAGACTGTAAGACCGAACATGGGTTTGTTAGGTCAGCTCTTTTTGGATAAAAACATGGGTTGGGTCGATTTCAGACAAGCAGTTGTCGAGGGACACCATTACAGACATGGTCAGCTACGAATGCGAAAACCGAAGCAATCTATCTACACATACCCTGCTCCGGAT
- the LOC130809291 gene encoding O-fucosyltransferase 39-like isoform X1 — protein MNCRKGILLQLIFPILLGFVSADLSPPIIVSESMLMKPRHSNLLKDALTSEPSNGEPSELWSPLPDQGWRPCGENARPAKPTNSSGYLQVFLDGGLNQQRMGICDAVAVAKILNATLVIPLLEVNPVWKDSSSFEDIFDVDHFIDVLKDDINIVKDLPFEYAWSTREFYATAIRETRVKTAPVHASDHWYIENVLPILQSYGIAAISPFSHRLAFDNMPEDIQRLRCKVNFQALTFVPHIRALGDALVSRLQYPFSRSEPDHGLLHQYTYKKREPQKFVVLHLRFDKDMAAHSACDFGGGKAEKLALAKYRQAMWQGRVLNSQFTDEELRSQGRCPMTPEEVGLLLAALGFDNSTRLYLASHKVYGGKARLETLRRLFPLMEDKKSLASPYERARIKGKASLLAALDYYVSMHSDIFVSASPGNMHNALVGHRTYESLKTVRPNMGLLGQLFLDKNMGWVDFRQAVVEGHHYRHGQLRMRKPKQSIYTYPAPDCMCRP, from the exons ATGAATTGCAGaaaaggaattttattgcagcTCATTTTCCCAATATTATTGGGTTTTGTTTCTGCTGATTTATCTCCTCCCATTATTGTTTCA GAATCGATGTTAATGAAACCTAGGCACTCAAATCTTCTCAAAGATGCTCTTACTAGTGAACCT TCAAATGGCGAGCCTTCTGAGCTTTGGTCCCCTTTACCAGATCAAGGGTGGAGACCTTGTGGAGAAAATGCGAGACCCG CAAAACCGACTAATTCATCTGGGTACCTCCAAGTATTTCTTGATGGAGGTTTAAACCAACAACGCATGGGG ATTTGTGATGCAGTTGCTGTTGCAAAGATCTTGAATGCAACATTGGTGATCCCCCTACTTGAAGTGAATCCTGTTTGGAAGGACTCGAG CTCATTTGAAGATATTTTTGATGTGGATCACTTTATTGATGTGTTGAAGGATGACATTAACATAGTTAAAGATCTACCATTTGAGTATGCATGGAGTACCAGGGAGTTCTATGCCACCGCTATTCGTGAAACCCGAGTTAAAACTGCACCTGTGCATGCTTCAGATCATTGGTATATCGAAAATGTTTTGCCAATACTGCAAAG CTATGGGATTGCTGCTATTTCTCCATTTTCACATCGTCTAGCTTTTGACAACATGCCCGAAGACATCCAACGCCTACGCTGTAAAGTAAATTTTCAGGCGTTAACGTTTGTCCCACACATCAGAGCACTTGGTGATGCGCTCGTGAGTCGGCTCCAATATCCATTTTCTAGAAGTGAACCTGATCACGGATTACTTCACCAGTATACTTACAAGAAACGAGAGCCCCAAAAGTTTGTTGTTCTACACCTTCGATTTGATAAA GATATGGCCGCCCATTCGGCCTGCGATTTTGGTGGTGGTAAAGCTGAAAAGTTGGCTCTAGCTAAGTATCGGCAAGCAATGTGGCAAGGAAGAGTTTTGAACTCTCAGTTTACCGATGAGGAGTTGAGAAGTCAAGGTCGTTGCCCAATGACCCCCGAAGAAGTTGGACTACTTCTGGCTGCTCTGGGGTTTGATAACAGTACACGTTTATATCTTGCCTCGCACAAG GTATATGGTGGGAAAGCTAGGTTAGAGACTTTACGGAGACTATTTCCCTTAATGGAAGATAAAAAAAGTCTGGCTTCTCCATATGAGCGTGCACGTATCAAAGGGAAGGCGTCCTTGCTTGCAGCTCTAGATTATTATGTGAGCATGCATAGTGACATTTTCGTTTCTGCTTCTCCGGGAAACATGCATAATGCACTA GTTGGACACCGAACATACGAAAGTTTGAAGACTGTAAGACCGAACATGGGTTTGTTAGGTCAGCTCTTTTTGGATAAAAACATGGGTTGGGTCGATTTCAGACAAGCAGTTGTCGAGGGACACCATTACAGACATGGTCAGCTACGAATGCGAAAACCGAAGCAATCTATCTACACATACCCTGCTCCGGAT